A window of the Cyanobacterium sp. T60_A2020_053 genome harbors these coding sequences:
- a CDS encoding SRPBCC family protein, which yields MLKFSHSSLIKAPLTVVWNFHQRQDAVELLTPPWQPVKVVRREGGLDIGAETEFLLMFGLFDVRWLARHVEYEEYKLFTDQQIEGPMKLWIHRHQFQAEGNYTRLTDSIQYEVWGEPLSEFCLDWWISARLRDMFTYRHHITAQSCEL from the coding sequence ATGTTAAAATTTTCCCACTCTAGTTTGATTAAAGCGCCCCTCACCGTAGTCTGGAATTTTCATCAAAGACAAGACGCTGTAGAATTATTAACTCCACCATGGCAACCGGTAAAAGTAGTCAGAAGAGAAGGTGGTTTGGATATTGGCGCAGAAACAGAATTTTTATTAATGTTTGGCTTGTTTGACGTGCGCTGGTTAGCGCGCCATGTAGAATATGAAGAGTATAAACTATTTACGGATCAACAAATTGAAGGGCCTATGAAACTATGGATTCATCGCCATCAATTTCAAGCAGAGGGTAATTACACCAGATTAACAGATAGTATTCAGTATGAAGTATGGGGAGAGCCATTAAGTGAGTTTTGCTTAGATTGGTGGATCAGCGCCCGTCTCCGTGATATGTTTACTTATCGTCATCACATTACCGCCCAATCTTGTGAGTTATGA